A genomic region of Aspergillus oryzae RIB40 DNA, chromosome 1 contains the following coding sequences:
- a CDS encoding uncharacterized protein (predicted protein), giving the protein MDHPIAVVVRDLLAGPSSLHSNDRAREQPDCGARCDVWLNKRLLWDASEPFIGPETTINTENFPAATQAAQTAMATAEASDITFQREANSEPDYVESLTTTISSLQSEATSIQSVPPMGNRPTGLPYNPVITAPPWSSVSSLTTTTRLATQPETTSTAAPTTTQSALEENSSGGDGINTKTTIAIAVPVSVVGLALFAGLLFFFLKRRRQEKKLISASNPSLANVAPKRELSWGDYDSTPRERTSFGTMAQRPIPHSHTLTPDTQSLNRELRPPPSADSRNGVRGRFTEQVHSIYAPDGSPMALTAENMSHHEQHTPRSSAWPLSPFGDPVNINNNDDAGSVVSRLSDRPGATQNRDMDDVSSISSIDDNERRRNTRP; this is encoded by the coding sequence ATGGATCATCCCATAGCCGTCGTTGTGAGAGACCTTCTTGCTGGACCATCCAGTTTGCACTCCAATGATCGAGCCCGTGAACAACCAGATTGTGGTGCTCGGTGTGACGTATGGTTGAACAAACGACTTCTTTGGGACGCTTCAGAACCATTCATAGGACCTGAGACTACAATAAATACCGAGAACTTCCCGGCGGCAACCCAAGCGGCACAGACGGCCATGGCGACTGCAGAAGCGAGCGATATCACCTTTCAGAGGGAAGCCAACTCTGAACCCGATTATGTGGAATCGTTGACGACGACCATATCGTCCTTGCAATCAGAGGCAACATCTATACAAAGTGTACCACCGATGGGCAACCGGCCTACGGGTCTTCCATATAACCCGGTTATCACTGCACCTCCGTGGAGCTCAGTATCCTCCTTAACAACTACTACAAGATTAGCTACACAACCTGAAACAACATCCACCGCAGCTCCAACCACCACCCAATCCGCACTTGAAGAAAATAgcagtggtggtgatggcaTTaacaccaaaacaacaatcGCCATTGCCGTGCCCGTTTCCGTCGTCGGGCTTGCCCTTTTCGCAGGacttctatttttcttcctgAAGCGGCGCCGCCAAGAGAAAAAACTCATCTCCGCAAGTAATCCGTCTTTAGCAAACGTAGCACCCAAACGAGAACTATCCTGGGGGGATTACGATTCAACTCCGAGAGAGAGAACCTCTTTCGGAACCATGGCACAACGACCCATACCGCATAGCCACACACTCACACCAGATACCCAATCCTTAAACCGAGAATTACGCCCGCCACCATCGGCAGACAGTCGTAATGGCGTCCGAGGTCGCTTCACCGAACAGGTCCACTCAATATACGCACCCGACGGAAGCCCAATGGCCTTAACCGCAGAAAACATGAGCCACCACGAACAGCACACACCTCGATCTTCAGCATGGCCTCTCTCACCATTCGGTGATCCGgtcaatatcaacaacaaTGATGATGCGGGCTCGGTCGTTTCAAGGCTCAGCGATAGACCAGGTGCAACGCAGAACCGAGACATGGATGATGTGTCGTCTATCTCGTCGATAGATGACAACGAACGGAGGCGAAATACCCGGCCGTAG
- a CDS encoding pseudouridine synthase PUS7 (uncharacterized conserved protein), translated as MEGADIVESPRKRLKVDNTSTTEEATLPPSAGTPAAISESDAQALKEAEVGITEFVSPENAGFSGILKKRYTDFLVNEIVPSGEVLHLNTLAGPQSEQNNNDTANKTETPADNKQQGDAEAAVASDATPTTETPAVEFQISDEDKALLDSYFGADHAKKIVSLYRRAQSNEKARPSELGRLSTVVVTDRDLRIKMHQAIRRIFNSQMESSTDAEGLMTISVAANRTKRKAQGAREGGRNQGRVNWDELGGPYLHFTIYKENKDTMEVISFIARTLRLNPKSFQFAGTKDRRGVTTQRACANRVHADRLAKLNSTLRNAALGDFEYRKHGLELGDLAGNEFVITLRECDIPGIDLQDRETAVKNATESVGSALRNLHERGYFNYYGLQRFGTFATRTDTVGVKMLQGDLKGACDAILHYSPHVLAAAQDGENSTALISSDDKARAEAIHIFQTTGRINEAVEKLPRKFSAEANLIRQLGRSKNDYLGALQAIPRNLRLMYVHAYQSLVWNFAAGERWRLYGDKVVEGDLVLIHEHVDKDQTANGPATDVDADGEVIIAPQAEDSAYARSDAFVRARALTAEEAASGKYTIFDVVLPLPGFDVLYPANAMDGFYKRFMGSEQGGGLDPYDMRRKWKDISLSGSYRKLLSRMGADYSAEVKLYSGDDEQFVQTDLEKLNGKQCTAANADSADKIAVVLKFQLGSSQYATMALRELMKGKVLAYKPDFGGR; from the exons ATGGAGGGCGCTGACATTGTTGAGTCGCCGCGTAAGCGGCTCAAGGTTGACAATACTTCCACCACAGAAGAAGCTACTCTCCCCCCGTCCGCCGGAACACCTGCGGCTATCTCCGAAAGTGACGCTCAAGCATTGAAGGAGGCCGAAGTTGGGATTACCGAGTTTGTTAGCCCAGAGAATGCAGGATTCTCTGGCattttgaagaagag ATATACCGATTTCCTGGTCAATGAGATCGTTCCCTCGGGCGAAGTGCTGCATTTAAACACCCTTGCTGGACCTCAGTCGGAACAGAACAACAATGACACTGCGAATAAGACGGAAACGCCAGCAGACAACAAGCAGCAGGGAGATGCCGAAGCTGCGGTTGCGAGCGACGCCACACCCACCACGGAGACACCTGCAGTCGAATTTCAAATTTCAGATGAGGACAAGGCGCTGTTGGATTCCTATTTTGGCGCCGATCACGCTAAGAAAATCGTATCGCTGTATAGACGCGCCCAGTCTAATGAGAAAGCCCGCCCAAGTGAACTGGGTAGACTTTCAACCGTTGTTGTAACCGACCGCGACCTGCGCATCAAGATGCACCAGGCGATCCGTCGCATCTTCAATTCGCAGATGGAGTCTTCCACGGATGCTGAAGGCTTAATGACCATTTCGGTCGCTGCAAACCGAACCAAGCGCAAGGCGCAGGGTGCTCGCGAGGGTGGCCGGAATCAAGGTCGGGTTAACTGGGATGAGCTCGGAGGCCCCTATCTGCATTTCACTATCTacaaggagaacaaggacacTATGGAGGTTATATCCTTTATCGCGCGCACGTTGAGATTGAACCCCAAGAGTTTCCAATTCGCTGGCACTAAGGACCGACGTGGAGTGACGACGCAAAGAGCTTGCGCCAACCGCGTGCATGCCGATCGACTTGCGAAACTAAATTCGACTCTTCGCAACGCGGCACTTGGCGATTTTGAGTATCGCAAGCATGGCCTCGAACTAGGTGATCTCGCCGGAAATGAATTCGTTATCACCCTCCGCGAATGTGATATCCCAGGCAttgatcttcaagatcgtgAAACCGCCGTCAAGAATGCCACCGAGAGCGTAGGATCGGCTTTACGAAACCTCCATGAACGTGGCTACTTCAACTACTACGGTCTTCAGCGCTTCGGAACTTTTGCGACGCGGACGGACACAGTAGGTGTCAAAATGCTGCAAGGAGACCTCAAGGGCGCCTGCGATGCTATCCTTCACTATAGTCCCCATGTTCTGGCTGCTGCCCAAGATGGCGAGAACTCGACCGCTTTGATAAGCTCAGATGACAAGGCCCGCGCAGAGGccatccacatcttccaaaCGACTGGTAGAATCAACGAAGCCGTTGAGAAGTTACCTCGGAAGTTCTCCGCAGAAGCTAACTTGATACGGCAGCTGGGCCGTTCCAAGAATGACTACCTCGGAGCTTTGCAGGCGATTCCCCGGAACCTGCGCTTGATGTATGTGCACGCCTACCAATCATTAGTCTGGAACTTCGCTGCAGGCGAGCGGTGGCGACTGTACGGAGACAAAGTCGTGGAGGGAGACCTGGTCCTCATTCACGAACATGTCGACAAAGATCAAACCGCCAATGGCCCTGCCACTGATGTCGATGCAGACGGCGAGGTGATCATCGCCCCGCAGGCAGAGGACAGCGCCTACGCCAGAAGCGATGCCTTTGTGCGCGCGCGAGCCCTGACAGCTGAAGAGGCCGCCAGCGGCAAGTACACAATCTTCGATGTTGTCCTTCCCTTGCCTGGATTCGACGTGCTTTACCCCGCTAATGCTATGGATGGGTTCTACAAGCGCTTCATGGGCAGCGAACAAGGTGGCGGTCTAGACCCGTATGACATGCGCCGTAAATGGAAGGACATCAGCTTGAGTGGAAGCTACCGGAAGTTACTCAGCCGAATGGGAGCAGACTATTCGGCCGAGGTGAAGTTGTATTCcggggatgatgagcagTTCGTGCAGACGGACCTAGAGAAACTTAACGGCAAGCAATGTACCGCAGCTAATGCAGACTCTGCCGATAAAATTGCTGTCGTTCTGAAATTCCAGCTGGGATCCAGTCAGTATGCAACGATGGCTCTGAGGGAGCTGATGAAGGGCAAGGTGCTTGCGTATAAGCCGGATTTCGGTGGACGTTAA
- a CDS encoding uncharacterized protein (predicted protein), whose product MYDSYPYHVIRSDLIRYLILWYYGGFYADMDVYPARAIKECPALEPLWEDGSKSPNVSLVVGIEIDEPHASPRLMREWRWIRRYQLIQYTLYAPRRFSPILREVIVRVMAHTRRQINQSNFLRGPRYKENTILEVTGPGVFTDAVLDVLSRTLPPTHSLVESSVNADADIGDLVSPSTGVTQRRVTWAPFNRIREPVCVDASEAMDGKPMGGVCVLPVNVWGNGQRHSGAEGFSSKHACINHRFGRTWRKGWLEYFFG is encoded by the coding sequence atgtaTGATTCTTATCCGTACCATGTAATCCGTTCGGACCTGATCCGATATCTTATTCTGTGGTACTACGGTGGCTTCTACGCAGACATGGATGTTTACCCTGCCCGCGCTATCAAGGAATGCCCGGCATTGGAGCCACTCTGGGAAGATGGTTCCAAAAGCCCGaatgtttctcttgttgtaGGTATTGAAATCGATGAGCCACATGCTTCCCCGCGCCTCATGCGTGAGTGGCGCTGGATTAGACGCTACCAGTTGATCCAGTACACTCTATATGCGCCGCGACGCTTTAGCCCAATACTTCGAGAAGTTATTGTTCGCGTCATGGCTCACACAAGACGACAAATCAACCAGAGCAACTTTCTGCGTGGGCCACGCTACAAGGAAAACACAATTCTGGAGGTCACCGGACCTGGAGTATTTACCGATGCGGTTCTGGATGTACTGTCTCGGACGCTGCCGCCGACTCACAGTTTGGTGGAATCATCTGTGAATGCAGATGCTGATATTGGGGATCTCGTTTCGCCGTCTACCGGGGTGACCCAAAGGCGGGTGACGTGGGCCCCGTTCAACAGAATCAGAGAGCCGGTCTGTGTGGACGCCTCGGAGGCCATGGATGGAAAGCCAATGGGGGGCGTCTGCGTCTTACCTGTGAATGTATGGGGAAATGGACAAAGACACAGTGGTGCCGAGGGTTTCAGTAGTAAACATGCGTGTATCAACCATCGGTTTGGGAGAACCTGGAGGAAGGGCTGGCTGGAATATTTCTTTGGGTAA
- a CDS encoding uncharacterized protein (predicted protein), producing MSTSSSFEPSKIQLRHDPLYYVKPGPDEKEKLESRLHILENQEITQCFREIEDEPGADKTTITNAIARKKALLKDGITVDASLHDLVCVFVDVSEKPLLKSRQCLLDSKEELQKKLDAVERQPVKGQPFDALIPTNPVEDGCVRICYNFYTKAENGGKVAWLSPRTKPTRRVEGSLFSSLEKGNGT from the exons ATGAGTACCTCATCCTCATTCGAGCCATCAAAAATTCAACTCCGACATGATCCCCTATACTACGTGAAACCGGGCCCcgacgagaaagagaaactaGAAAGCCGCCTTCATATACTCGAAAACCAGGAAATAACACAATGTTTTCGCGAGATAGAAGACGAACCGGGAGCCGATAAAACTACTATTACGAATGCCATCGCCCGCAAAAAAGCCCTTCTAAAGGACGGTATCACGGTCGACGCGAGCCTACATGATCTTGTCTGCGTGTTCGTCGATGTATCCGAGAAACCCCTTCTTAAATCTCGTCAATGCCTTCTTGATTCTAAAGAGGAACTACAGAAGAAACTTGATGCTGTCGAGCGCCAGCCTGTCAAGGGCCAGCCCTTTGATGCGCTCATCCCAACTAATCCAGTTGAGGATGGGTGTGTGAGGATTTGTTACAATTTCTACACCAAGGCCGAGAATGGTGGAAAGGT AGCGTGGTTATCACCACGAACGAAACCCACTAGGCGTGTCGAAGGAAGTCTTTTCTCCAGCTTGGAAAAGGGCAATGGAACGTGA
- a CDS encoding uncharacterized protein (predicted protein), with amino-acid sequence MSIQYPKHGIQLHKCLTTMSGPGLEHATNPHIPVPHPGCWMSRIDSAIPDSGMVKVILVIGAVWLANMILGDVLVSPFQYRKGRKNEFGDVVCISHVEEEADEIPICRIDHHSLHEKGYFAPLLGWVYTAPI; translated from the coding sequence ATGTCTATACAATACCCGAAGCATGGAATACAACTCCATAAGTGCCTCACCACTATGTCTGGCCCGGGTCTCGAACATGCAACAAATCCTCACATACCCGTCCCTCACCCTGGCTGTTGGATGTCCAGGATAGATTCCGCAATTCCAGACAGCGGAATGGTTAAAGTAATTTTGGTCATCGGGGCCGTGTGGTTGGCCAATATGATCCTCGGCGACGTCCTGGTATCTCCTTTCCAGTACAGAAAGGGTAGAAAGAATGAGTTCGGAGACGTCGTTTGCATCTCTCacgtcgaagaagaggcaGATGAGATTCCTATTTGTCGCATCGACCATCACTCCCTCCATGAAAAGGGTTATTTTGCGCCTCTGCTCGGCTGGGTGTATACGGCTCCTATTTAG
- a CDS encoding uncharacterized protein (predicted protein): protein MENRASDWFPIPSKPLDMGPKFDCEPDKIKETAKTYGWGSRAREVERDSDEYKQCIEKAGKVAIILKRLSDQRITVDVSQYRLVCIFLDIKQSELHDILSCITACKDELVRHMFNAKKGPIMTLPLPGDQLEEGHERMCFGFKTIKHDSNSIYVELAYHLERFILKIFPNYIDNGDERNITLPFMIENHFLAVLTTPDIRDDFALRRRRNPLGLEAKRAYHIPCKEARFADPVSKSVLKGLSSEPDVGN from the coding sequence ATGGAAAATAGAGCGAGTGACTGGTTCCCTATCCCATCCAAACCGTTGGATATGGGGCCCAAATTCGACTGTGAGCCGGACAAAATTAAAGAGACAGCAAAAACGTATGGCTGGGGCTCTCGGGCCCGTGAGGTTGAGCGAGACTCAGATGAGTATAAGCAATGCATAGAGAAAGCAGGCAAGGTAGCTATTATTTTGAAAAGACTGTCGGATCAACGCATCACGGTTGACGTATCTCAATATCGTCTTGTCTGCATTTTTCTCGATATTAAGCAAAGCGAATTGCACGATATCCTCAGCTGCATAACTGCCTGTAAAGACGAACTGGTGAGGCATATGTTTAATGCCAAGAAGGGTCCGATCATGACCCTGCCACTCCCAGGCGACCAGCTTGAGGAAGGCCATGAGAGAATGTGTTTTGGTTTCAAGACAATCAAGCATGATTCTAACAGTATATATGTGGAGCTGGCTTACCATCTTGAACGATTCATTCTGAAAATATTCCCTAACTATATCGATAATGGAGATGAAAGAAATATCACACTGCCATTCATGATCGAAAATCATTTTCTGGCGGTTTTGACTACGCCTGATATCAGAGACGATTTTGCACTCCGTCGCAGACGCAATCCACTGGGACTTGAGGCTAAGAGAGCCTACCATATCCCGTGTAAAGAGGCTCGTTTTGCTGATCCAGTCTCAAAGTCAGTCCTCAAGGGACTTAGTTCTGAGCCTGACGTGGGCAATTAG
- a CDS encoding uncharacterized protein (predicted protein), translating into MDTLTTPLKPVKRTTSSAFDVTRKRTLKEAGLRTEEHTNMVGIYLDIDPWTNPQDPEDVILASRRELERRMTVAEARYANPRGKPPNHRIRVYWVFPSEAQTAEEVFKEAWIYNMAFEEILERGKVFGFPVLLDGCCVVDILRTENRGKMENVSVADVGHCSWEDFLSKITRGLMLGFRWVTGLLCAQTPSYSLDSCE; encoded by the exons atGGACACCCTAACAACCCCCCTCAAACCCGTCAAGCGCACAACCTCCAGCGCCTTCGACGTCACCCGCAAAAGAACTCTCAAAGAAGCCGGTCTCCGCACCGAAGAGCACACCAACATGGTCGGGATCTACCTCGACATCGACCCCTGGACAAACCCCCAGGACCCCGAGGACGTCATTCTAGCATCTAGACGGGAACTAGAGCGCAGAATGACAGTGGCTGAGGCACGTTACGCGAATCCACGGGGTAAGCCTCCGAACCACCGGATCAGGGTGTATTGGGTGTTTCCGTCTGAGGCGCAGACGGCGGAGGAGGTGTTCAAGGAGGCGTGGATTTATAATATGGCGTTTGAGGAGATACTTGAGAGGGGGAAGGTGTTTGGATTTCCGGTGTTGTTGGATGGGTGTTGTgtggttgatattcttcGGACTGAGAATCgtgggaagatggagaatgtTTCTGTGGCGGATGTTGGGCATTGTTCTTGGGAGGATTTTTTGTCGAAG ATAACCCGGGGACTTATGTTGGGTTTTAGGTGGGTGACGGGACT ACTGTGCGCTCAGACTCCTTCGTATTCGCTCGACAGTTGCGAGTAA